The Chitinophaga niabensis genome segment GTACTGTGGGTTCTCTCTATAACGGGTTCTATGTGAAACAGTATCTTACTAAGTTATGCAAACGGTTGCATAAACAAGCATAGTATTTTGCCCTTTCCAGATAGGATTTTGCAGGTTAATTCCAGATGTCGTTATCTTTTGTAAAGATGAGGGGTTCTCCGTCTGTTACCATAATGGTATGTTCATGCTGGGCAACAAAACTGCCATCTTTCGCAGTGAGCGTCCAGCCGTCTCCGTTTTCGTATGCCCAGGTGGCTTTGGTGGAGATGAAGGTTTCTATGGCTACAACGCTGTTCTTTTTAAAACGGGTCTTATTGTATTTATCGTAGTAGTTGGCAATGGAATGCGGCTCTTCATGCAGGTTCCTGCCGATGCCGTGCCCGGTGAGGTTTTTGATCACCCGGTATCCGCGGCGTTTTGCTTCTGCTTCTATCAGTCCGCCGATGTCTGCGATCTTTACGCCGCCGTGTATATTAGCAATAGCGATCTTTAAAATGTCTTTGGAGGCATCTACCAGCACCTGGTGCTGATGAATGTCCTGCCCTAATACAAATGATCCGCCATTGTCTGCCCAGAAACCATCCAGCTCTGCGGATACATCCACATTCACCAGGTCTCCCTCCTGCAGTACCCTTCTTTTTGTGGGAATACCATGTGCAATTTCGTTGTTCACACTAATGCAGGTCCAGCCGGGGAAGCCGTACGTGAGTTTAGGTGCGGATTTAGCGCCGAAACTTTCCAGTGCTGCTCTGCCGAATTCATCCAGTTCTGCGGTGCTCATGCCGGGTTGTGCATAATTCCGCATGCTCTTTAAAGTGAGGGCTACTGCTTCACTTGCTTTCTGCATACCTGCCAGTTCTGCCTGTGTTGTAATTGACATGTTATCCGTTTATAAACTGCAAGATACGAAAATGGGATGTTTTTGGCGGCATGATCAAAGCATTGAGAGTTTTTTTACATTTGAGTATTATGATGAAGATCGTTTTAGCCAGTACCTCCACTTTACCCGGCCAGGATTACCTGGCTTACCTGCAGCCGGTGATGCAGCGCCTGTTCTCCGGAATTTCCGAGATCATCTTTGTGCCCTATGCCCGGCCCGGCGGTATCTCTCACGACGATTATACTGCACGCGCGGCAGCAGCGTTTGCTGCTATAGGTATCCGTGTAAAAGGGCTGCATACTTTCGAAGATCCGGCAACGGCTTTAAAACATGCGGAAGGGTTTTTCACAGGCGGTGGCAACACTTTCTTATTAGTGAAACAATTACATGAGCTTGAACTGATGGATGTATTGCGGCAGGAAACGGAGAAAGGAAAACCTTATCTCGGCACAAGTGCAGGCAGTAATATCGGCGGAGTGAATATGCAAACCACCAATGATATGCCGATCGTATATCCGCCTTCTTTTGAAACCATGGGCCTGGTGCCTTTTAATCTCAACCCGCATTACCTGGATCCTATGCCGGAGATAAAACACATGGGTGAAACCAGGGAAACGAGGATCAGGGAGTTCCATACACAGCAGGATGTACCGGTGATAGGGTTACGGGAAGGGAGCTGGATTGAAGTTTCAGGAACAGAGATCCGCTTACGCGGAGCGTTAAGTGCGAGGATCTTTAAGGCGGGGAGGGAAGCGTATGAGTTGGGGGCGGGGGGAGATCTGGCGATATTGTGAGTGCTAAAAATCCAGCAGGCCATATCTTTCTGAATGCTTCTGATGAAGATCGAGAAACTCAAACTTTGGAGCATTCTCCTGTTTTAACAGGTTATAGATCTTTATGCTATCTGTATCAGAGGAAAGATAAGCGCCAATAGTATCTTCTACATCCGCCTGGGAAAACAGCTTGGCATCGTTGGGGATGATATTTCTTTCCCTCAGTTTAAGCTTATCTCTATTCTTAAAAGCGATTTTTGCAAATTCACCTGTTCTTTTGGCATGAGACAGGTTGAAGGGAACGATCTGAAGGTTTCTTAAAGGAAGTTCATTTATATCACCTATAACGCAATATTCGGCGATGGAAATGGTAGAGATCATCAAAGGTGTCCGCTCCTCCAAAAAGTACCTGAAGTAGCCATTGGCGTGTTGAAAAAGTGGGTCTTCCTCATTAAGAAGGCGCACAAAAAAACTTGTATCAAGCAGAACAGATTTATGCGTCATAACCTCCTCTTATTTCTCTAAGCCATTTATCAGGATCGATGGAACCGGACCAGTTATTTTTTGCTTTAGACCTGAGTTCCTTTAAATAATCTTCATCATATGCAGGCTGATAGTTGATGAGTTCAAGGAAACGAAGGGTTGTTTTGTCAATTTCTCCCGTTTCGGCATGCTGCTTCCCTACTGCTCTGACACCATAATTTTTGTAAAGGAGATTGTTTTCCAGCTTTGCAAGATATTCCTTCTCCGTTTGAATGATCAATATGCCCATATCTTCTGTAGCAAGATGGATATTTGACCTTTCTTTTCCTCCCATACTGGTTATTTTGCCATAAAAGTAAAATTCAGCATCCACCCAAATAGCCTCAGTTCTGCAAAAGCGGGTTGTTTTGTCGATTTTAACTATGTTGGTATTGTCAAGGGAAGTTTTTACTTCAAAAACATAGTTCTTTTTAAATGCTATATCCTGGAATGTCTCAAAGGCTTTTGCTGTTGGCAGATCAAGGAAATCAACTGACTGATATTTGCTAACCTGGCCTACGACTGCATTAAAGCCAATAATATATTGCAGCGAAGTTTTAAAAACATGCCTTACTGAGCCTGCTTCAAGCTGGTAACTGATAGGAAAACGGTCTTTTTTATCACCAGGAACAATGAGCCCTTCAACCTGCTCTAATACTTCTATGACTTCACGAATATCATAGTTGCCTGGAGAAAGGTCTAGATTCCCTTTGCTACCGGTTATTCTTATCTCTATGTAACCTGTTTTTTCCACTATACAAATTTAACGAAATAAAGCCGGGATTCCGGGGCAGGTGGTCTGTAACTGATATATTGCCGCAGAATCGGAGAATATATCACTTTGAGACGGGTAAATACAGGGTGAATACTTAGTAAGCTCAGGGGCATCTACGGCTAAAAGGTGGACTTGATCTGAAAATGAGGTAAAGTAGCGGTAAAGCAGGGGAGGAACTACACCGGGGTATCATAAAATAAGATATAAAGGAAGTTCAAACGAATATGCAGGCTTCAAAAACAAAATCCTATCCCCC includes the following:
- a CDS encoding type II toxin-antitoxin system VapC family toxin; the encoded protein is MTHKSVLLDTSFFVRLLNEEDPLFQHANGYFRYFLEERTPLMISTISIAEYCVIGDINELPLRNLQIVPFNLSHAKRTGEFAKIAFKNRDKLKLRERNIIPNDAKLFSQADVEDTIGAYLSSDTDSIKIYNLLKQENAPKFEFLDLHQKHSERYGLLDF
- the pepE gene encoding dipeptidase PepE, translated to MMKIVLASTSTLPGQDYLAYLQPVMQRLFSGISEIIFVPYARPGGISHDDYTARAAAAFAAIGIRVKGLHTFEDPATALKHAEGFFTGGGNTFLLVKQLHELELMDVLRQETEKGKPYLGTSAGSNIGGVNMQTTNDMPIVYPPSFETMGLVPFNLNPHYLDPMPEIKHMGETRETRIREFHTQQDVPVIGLREGSWIEVSGTEIRLRGALSARIFKAGREAYELGAGGDLAIL
- the map gene encoding type I methionyl aminopeptidase, whose amino-acid sequence is MSITTQAELAGMQKASEAVALTLKSMRNYAQPGMSTAELDEFGRAALESFGAKSAPKLTYGFPGWTCISVNNEIAHGIPTKRRVLQEGDLVNVDVSAELDGFWADNGGSFVLGQDIHQHQVLVDASKDILKIAIANIHGGVKIADIGGLIEAEAKRRGYRVIKNLTGHGIGRNLHEEPHSIANYYDKYNKTRFKKNSVVAIETFISTKATWAYENGDGWTLTAKDGSFVAQHEHTIMVTDGEPLIFTKDNDIWN